In the genome of Methanococcoides burtonii DSM 6242, the window ATATGGCATACGATCTCGCACTTGATGGGGAATATGAAAAGGCTATGACGCTTAACGGTTTCCTATATTGCGGTGCTCTTGGTTTTAGTACTGATGTCATGATGGAAGCATTGAAATGCGGAGTTAAGGGGGTCAGTTTATCAGGTACTGGTCCTGCGTATTCTGCTCTTGTTGACAGGAAAATGGCAGACACTCTTACGAAAGTTTGGGAAAATCTTGGAACGAGCGGAAAAGTGATAAATACCAAGATTAATAATGATGGATTAACTAAACTTTAATTTGCAGTGGAAACCATGACCGCAATAGAAGAAGTCCGCAATAGGATCGAACAGATCGACTATGAGATTATAAAACTTATCGAAGAACGTATCGATTGTGCGACTGATGTTCTTGCTGTTAAAAAGAAAGAGCATATGTCCATCAATGATGGTACGCAGAACCATGTGGTACTCGACAGAGCCACAAATTCAGCAACCGAAAGGAGCCTTGATTCAGGGGCTGTTAAAGAAATATTCGAGATCCTGATTAGAATGAGCATTGAGCGTCAACATGAACTTAGCGGGGAAGGAAATCTTCCCTGAAGGAGATTAAAAATGGTAGATATTTCAATATTAATGGGGTCTGAATCAGATCATGCAATAGCAACCCGAGTTACGAGTGTCCTTGAGGATACCGACTACTCCTTTGAAGTGAAAGTTATCTCAGCACACCGTGATCCTAAAAAACTTGATGAATACATTGCTAAGAGCGATGCAAATGTCTTCATTGCGATCGCAGGCCTTTCTGCAGCACTTCCTGGAGTCATTGCCTCAAAGACCATAAAACCTGTTATTGGTGTACCGGTTAGTGCAAAACTCGGTGGACTTGATGCACTCTTATCCATAGTTCAGATGCCACCAGGAGTTCCTGTCGCAAGTGTTGGTATAGATAATGGTGCTAATGCCGCAAAACTAGCCATAAGGATACTTGATCTTC includes:
- the purE gene encoding 5-(carboxyamino)imidazole ribonucleotide mutase, whose amino-acid sequence is MVDISILMGSESDHAIATRVTSVLEDTDYSFEVKVISAHRDPKKLDEYIAKSDANVFIAIAGLSAALPGVIASKTIKPVIGVPVSAKLGGLDALLSIVQMPPGVPVASVGIDNGANAAKLAIRILDLLN
- a CDS encoding chorismate mutase, whose product is MTAIEEVRNRIEQIDYEIIKLIEERIDCATDVLAVKKKEHMSINDGTQNHVVLDRATNSATERSLDSGAVKEIFEILIRMSIERQHELSGEGNLP